One part of the Mycobacterium sp. 050128 genome encodes these proteins:
- a CDS encoding WXG100 family type VII secretion target gives MALNADTAQMLAGAGQMHNIQQEVMSALGRYVTMNQNLTGTGFSGNAALASMSTTEDVNRTGQQVNARFQAVIDMMKRSAHQYSETDAQNRAALGSIQA, from the coding sequence ATGGCGTTGAACGCTGATACCGCGCAGATGCTCGCGGGCGCAGGTCAAATGCACAACATTCAGCAAGAGGTGATGTCGGCGTTGGGCCGCTATGTCACCATGAACCAAAACCTCACCGGTACTGGCTTCAGCGGGAACGCCGCGCTGGCCTCCATGTCGACGACCGAGGATGTCAACCGGACCGGCCAACAGGTCAACGCGCGTTTCCAAGCCGTCATCGACATGATGAAGCGCTCTGCGCACCAGTACAGCGAGACCGACGCCCAGAACCGCGCCGCGTTGGGCTCGATCCAGGCCTAA
- a CDS encoding WXG100 family type VII secretion target: protein MDSMRYDHAMMADHVSAQGQLVAHMNDLRSRAMGVINQMAAVWTQHGSDAAQTCMHEIDQAFQAVFQTIERHGHAVGHASTNALGTDHAVQAGFRGL from the coding sequence ATGGATTCAATGCGTTACGACCACGCGATGATGGCCGATCACGTCTCGGCACAGGGGCAACTGGTCGCCCACATGAACGACCTGCGCAGCCGCGCGATGGGCGTGATCAACCAGATGGCCGCAGTCTGGACGCAGCACGGTTCCGACGCTGCCCAAACGTGCATGCACGAGATCGATCAGGCCTTCCAGGCGGTCTTCCAGACGATCGAACGCCACGGACACGCCGTCGGGCACGCCTCGACGAATGCGTTGGGCACCGACCACGCGGTGCAGGCCGGTTTCCGGGGCTTGTGA
- a CDS encoding helix-turn-helix domain-containing protein produces MSQVDPARLLADCVDQARLEQGLSKHDLARLARVARPTISLLINHGKVPSRAATLDRIGAALGWEAGTCAALLAGQPTPGPRPPATRSAQLLAQRLTEIAEEARTAVCAAEQSIVRLKTIEERARTAAHFVLGGSAIE; encoded by the coding sequence TTGAGCCAGGTGGACCCCGCGCGGCTGCTAGCTGACTGCGTCGATCAGGCCCGCCTGGAACAGGGGCTGTCCAAACATGACCTGGCGCGGCTGGCGCGGGTGGCTCGCCCCACGATCTCGCTGCTGATCAACCACGGCAAGGTCCCGTCTCGTGCGGCCACGCTGGACAGGATCGGCGCGGCGCTGGGCTGGGAGGCTGGCACCTGCGCGGCGTTGTTGGCAGGCCAGCCCACGCCAGGCCCGCGCCCGCCGGCGACCCGCTCGGCGCAGCTCCTGGCGCAGCGACTCACCGAGATCGCCGAGGAGGCGCGCACGGCCGTGTGCGCGGCCGAGCAATCAATTGTTCGGCTCAAAACGATCGAAGAACGTGCGCGCACGGCGGCTCACTTCGTCCTGGGAGGCTCAGCCATCGAGTAA
- a CDS encoding PPE family protein — translation MYWGIPPEINAFRLTRMGAGPTAHIPQITAYTAAAVTHFEQGMQQQVTAAATAPVFQGSGGTGMLDSATPMAAWQQTAGMHAESAAATIQTGLAAYAAAVSATIPHEVVVANRVREATLEATNFMGFNTPAIAEANAEYGEYWGQNAGAMVGYMGAMAPVVSALSVPLPTLPDMSNPAGPALGLTGLISDGVSAGVGVGVQALSTGMSAGSGAVSAGTGIATGVSSGVFNGTGAGVQAAGSSTGSGQAPVSQPAPTGTTAGQGVPATTGTTQGLTSNSPQAKPPLLQGGQSGQPPAEQPGQSLLSQLTQAPTEMMSSLSSPLESMGQLPQSAAGQLSGLMGPLSALTGGMAGGLGGPPAGGPPGLSAASAPWSGLSGANGGFAGGGSTVAAALTKPSAGGLGGPVGVPGGWWANVPDAADAGEQPAAGLRSGATAARGAMAPGMYGPMASTARSQRGNEYAAVGEQDKTITLPASAHAAPVLTSEGVVHVGQGG, via the coding sequence ATGTACTGGGGGATCCCACCGGAGATTAACGCCTTCCGGTTGACCAGGATGGGCGCAGGTCCGACCGCGCACATTCCGCAAATCACCGCCTACACCGCTGCGGCGGTCACCCACTTCGAACAAGGTATGCAGCAGCAGGTGACCGCAGCGGCGACCGCACCGGTTTTCCAAGGCTCGGGCGGAACAGGGATGCTCGACAGTGCCACGCCGATGGCGGCCTGGCAGCAGACCGCCGGGATGCACGCAGAATCCGCGGCGGCCACGATTCAGACAGGGTTGGCCGCCTACGCGGCCGCGGTGTCGGCGACCATCCCTCATGAAGTGGTGGTGGCCAATCGGGTCCGCGAAGCCACGCTGGAAGCAACGAACTTTATGGGGTTCAACACCCCTGCGATCGCCGAGGCCAACGCCGAGTACGGCGAGTATTGGGGCCAGAATGCTGGCGCCATGGTCGGCTACATGGGCGCCATGGCCCCCGTGGTGAGCGCGTTGAGCGTTCCGCTGCCGACGTTGCCGGATATGAGCAACCCGGCGGGCCCTGCGCTCGGTCTGACCGGGCTGATCAGCGACGGGGTGAGCGCTGGCGTTGGTGTAGGCGTGCAGGCCCTGAGCACAGGCATGAGTGCCGGTAGCGGCGCCGTCTCGGCCGGTACCGGAATCGCCACCGGGGTGTCCAGCGGGGTGTTCAACGGCACCGGAGCCGGCGTGCAGGCGGCAGGTTCGAGCACTGGCAGCGGGCAGGCTCCGGTTTCCCAGCCCGCGCCCACCGGCACGACCGCGGGCCAAGGTGTCCCCGCAACAACAGGCACCACCCAGGGCCTGACGAGCAACTCGCCACAGGCCAAACCACCTCTGCTGCAGGGAGGGCAAAGCGGCCAGCCGCCTGCCGAGCAGCCAGGACAATCGTTGCTCAGCCAGCTCACGCAAGCGCCGACCGAGATGATGAGTTCGCTGAGCTCACCCCTGGAGTCGATGGGCCAGCTCCCGCAAAGTGCCGCGGGCCAATTGAGCGGCCTGATGGGCCCGCTTTCGGCGCTGACCGGTGGTATGGCCGGGGGCCTCGGTGGCCCGCCGGCCGGGGGACCACCGGGACTCAGCGCAGCCAGCGCCCCGTGGTCGGGGCTCAGCGGCGCCAATGGCGGCTTCGCCGGCGGCGGCTCCACGGTAGCCGCGGCGTTAACCAAACCGTCTGCTGGCGGGCTCGGCGGCCCGGTGGGCGTGCCGGGTGGTTGGTGGGCCAACGTGCCCGACGCCGCTGATGCCGGTGAGCAGCCAGCCGCGGGACTGCGCAGCGGCGCAACAGCGGCCAGGGGCGCCATGGCGCCGGGAATGTATGGGCCGATGGCGTCCACGGCGCGCTCGCAACGCGGCAACGAATACGCCGCCGTCGGCGAGCAGGATAAGACGATCACGCTGCCGGCATCCGCGCACGCGGCTCCGGTGCTCACGTCTGAAGGCGTGGTCCACGTCGGGCAGGGAGGATAA
- a CDS encoding MinD/ParA family ATP-binding protein, with protein MTNPHGRDERDFFDDLTATPAPDAQPAPDAAQASRPRDIDDTTTREDARPRFSPPEGTVAPRPHDPPPPPPAPPTWQPPRFAPPEGTFAPHSQDAASTASWERQQPGFDQPAIPGENYGDANNFGRPPHGGSEVALGGRHGGAPQPVGQPLAGQHQPPHPSAAERGWRAATPPPAQRTAGTPRSSDALREHLRATDLITPHKEASSKGWRRALLKASGGLINVGESSDERTVRGLKASIGANLRGTYTIVVLGGKGGSGKTAITVATASEFKRNRNDHVVAVDADPAQAANLAVRVDPSASSLRAINEDGNLHRYADVEALTGHNAVGLHVVASPRHGGARGDVLTADDFTKGHKLLQRFYSVLFVDCGVDLEHEVMKGVFERADAVLMVASAVPDGAEGASTNFEWLRDEGYHQLLSRTVLVINHIRPARNRKDRKETAKLVATLREHFGSWVKADRIIEVPFDPHIASAGELDIRRIRPKTARAVLETAAALAAGFSTTTDAR; from the coding sequence ATGACAAACCCACATGGGCGCGACGAACGCGACTTTTTCGACGACCTGACGGCCACGCCCGCGCCCGACGCGCAGCCCGCGCCAGACGCCGCGCAGGCCAGCCGTCCTCGTGACATCGACGACACCACGACCAGAGAAGATGCGCGCCCGCGCTTTTCCCCGCCGGAGGGCACTGTGGCACCCCGCCCTCACGACCCACCTCCGCCGCCGCCAGCCCCACCGACGTGGCAGCCGCCGCGCTTTGCACCCCCTGAGGGCACCTTTGCACCGCATTCCCAGGACGCTGCGTCAACCGCATCATGGGAGCGACAACAGCCCGGCTTCGATCAGCCCGCCATCCCAGGTGAAAACTACGGCGACGCAAACAATTTCGGTCGCCCCCCGCACGGCGGGTCAGAAGTGGCGCTCGGAGGACGTCACGGCGGCGCGCCGCAGCCGGTCGGGCAACCACTTGCCGGCCAGCACCAGCCGCCCCACCCGTCGGCAGCCGAGCGCGGTTGGCGTGCGGCGACACCGCCACCGGCGCAGCGCACCGCGGGTACCCCACGGTCCTCGGATGCCCTCCGAGAGCACCTGCGGGCCACGGATCTGATTACCCCGCATAAGGAAGCGTCGTCGAAGGGATGGCGCAGGGCGCTACTCAAGGCTTCCGGTGGCCTTATCAACGTCGGCGAGTCCAGCGACGAGCGCACGGTGCGTGGCTTGAAGGCCTCGATCGGCGCCAATCTGCGCGGCACGTACACCATCGTGGTGCTCGGAGGTAAAGGCGGCTCGGGCAAAACCGCGATCACGGTGGCCACCGCCAGCGAGTTCAAGCGCAACCGCAACGACCATGTGGTCGCCGTGGATGCCGATCCCGCACAAGCCGCGAATTTGGCGGTCCGTGTCGATCCCAGCGCGTCGTCGCTGCGCGCAATCAACGAGGACGGCAACTTGCACCGCTACGCCGACGTCGAGGCCTTGACCGGCCACAATGCGGTGGGTCTGCATGTTGTCGCGTCCCCGCGTCATGGAGGTGCACGCGGTGACGTGCTGACCGCTGACGACTTCACCAAGGGCCATAAGCTTTTGCAACGCTTCTACAGCGTGTTGTTCGTTGACTGCGGCGTTGACCTCGAACACGAGGTGATGAAGGGCGTGTTCGAGCGCGCCGATGCGGTGTTGATGGTCGCCTCAGCCGTGCCCGACGGCGCCGAAGGGGCGAGCACCAACTTCGAGTGGCTGCGCGATGAGGGCTATCACCAGTTGCTATCGCGAACGGTATTGGTGATCAACCACATTCGTCCCGCACGCAACCGCAAGGATCGCAAGGAGACAGCGAAGCTGGTTGCCACGTTGCGCGAGCATTTCGGGAGCTGGGTCAAAGCCGATCGCATCATCGAGGTCCCGTTTGACCCTCACATCGCCTCAGCCGGCGAGCTCGACATCCGCCGGATCCGCCCGAAAACCGCCCGCGCGGTGCTGGAAACCGCCGCCGCGCTCGCGGCAGGATTTTCCACAACGACTGATGCCCGATGA
- a CDS encoding ESX secretion-associated protein EspG: protein MTAALCGVAQLPPVLKIRPIGAVQATIADHPGMEVLHDAGIYRDGAVDPSVASWVGVLGRPDVEIDVTITRPETAPNRLEGPPPIFTAPDDPIEAAAALAQWYAQRPPQRVVTLCRRDNAWVAAARLWRPGQDANDEVVVSPLGEAEITHAVVDTLGPAEPAQFHGINSEAAELHTILAAWQANPAIDLVAGLTEVGLSVPQARLIEAVADRGTTRAVIGAAEFSISGPARAPMAVTVADTLLGRVVVSNSVGPDGRQWTTLLPGAEHAIHTAVLELLETLPSGRGWATHRRT, encoded by the coding sequence TTGACAGCCGCGCTTTGCGGTGTGGCCCAATTACCCCCCGTGCTCAAGATTCGGCCCATCGGGGCAGTGCAGGCCACCATCGCCGACCATCCCGGTATGGAAGTGCTGCACGATGCGGGCATCTATCGGGATGGTGCAGTTGACCCCAGCGTGGCCTCCTGGGTGGGTGTGCTGGGGCGTCCCGACGTCGAGATCGACGTCACGATCACACGCCCCGAGACGGCCCCCAACCGCCTCGAAGGCCCACCACCGATCTTCACCGCCCCAGATGACCCGATTGAGGCCGCTGCAGCGCTGGCCCAGTGGTATGCCCAACGCCCCCCGCAGCGTGTTGTCACGCTGTGCCGTCGCGACAACGCTTGGGTGGCTGCCGCGCGACTGTGGCGTCCGGGCCAAGACGCCAACGATGAGGTGGTGGTGAGCCCGCTGGGGGAGGCCGAGATCACCCACGCCGTCGTCGACACGCTCGGGCCAGCCGAACCGGCCCAGTTCCACGGCATCAATAGCGAAGCGGCGGAACTGCATACCATTCTGGCGGCTTGGCAGGCGAACCCCGCCATCGACCTGGTCGCCGGCCTCACTGAGGTGGGCCTATCTGTGCCCCAGGCACGGCTGATCGAAGCGGTGGCCGACCGGGGAACCACGCGCGCGGTGATCGGCGCGGCCGAATTCTCCATCAGCGGGCCAGCGCGGGCACCGATGGCGGTAACCGTCGCCGACACCCTCCTCGGCCGCGTCGTTGTCAGCAACAGCGTTGGTCCTGATGGCAGGCAATGGACAACGCTGCTGCCCGGCGCTGAGCACGCCATTCACACAGCTGTGCTCGAGCTGCTTGAGACGTTGCCCTCGGGTCGCGGTTGGGCGACTCACCGGCGAACCTAA
- the eccB gene encoding type VII secretion protein EccB — MPLKLASKTQVSGHFFVRRRLSFALLRRSVSMEVNPVRWHRTLLMLSAVLGVVLVVGSFVYGWFRPAGVIDDSSKIVADRSSGALFVVVDKRLYPALNLVSAQLIAGEPDRPTFVASGEIAKWPKGPTVGIQGAPVETPAVLSPQVSRWAVCDTAPTTIDGSPQVTGIDGQLSLGEGAGELAGGEALLLSYGPQVYLVTNGVRMPIDLSQSAVAGPLGIAPAAKVTGMSRALFDALPAGGPLVVPVVPGAGGPAQVDLGPGVVIGAVVASRDVAAQSDRFYVVLADGVQEVSPVVASILRQHDSFGLATPPQVSPDRLAHIAVRHVLDVEYYPRSPVRLVDAGSRPVSCVAWQWSVSERQARLAVISGRGLPIRADQRSKLVPLVGAGNGGVQANQVLLSDSASTFVSTTGQALDSPARETMWVISSTGSRYGVPFDDNSVQALGLVLSQVRPAPWSMLQVWPAGPELSRAAALTVHSPSDAVAVLPTKTNVRAGG, encoded by the coding sequence GTGCCGTTGAAGTTGGCGTCCAAGACGCAGGTTTCGGGTCATTTCTTCGTGCGGCGACGCTTGTCGTTTGCGTTGCTGCGCCGTTCGGTGAGCATGGAGGTCAATCCGGTTCGTTGGCATCGAACGTTGCTGATGCTGTCGGCGGTGTTGGGTGTGGTGCTGGTGGTGGGGTCGTTCGTCTACGGGTGGTTTCGGCCGGCTGGGGTGATCGACGACTCGTCGAAGATCGTTGCTGATCGTTCATCGGGTGCTTTGTTTGTCGTCGTCGACAAGCGCCTGTATCCGGCGTTGAACCTGGTCTCGGCGCAACTAATTGCTGGTGAGCCGGATCGGCCGACGTTCGTGGCGTCGGGGGAGATCGCGAAGTGGCCGAAGGGGCCGACTGTGGGAATTCAGGGCGCTCCGGTGGAGACACCTGCGGTGCTGTCGCCTCAGGTTTCCCGTTGGGCTGTGTGCGACACGGCGCCGACTACCATTGATGGTTCGCCGCAGGTGACCGGGATTGATGGGCAGCTGTCGCTGGGTGAGGGGGCGGGGGAACTGGCGGGCGGTGAGGCCTTGTTGCTGTCTTACGGCCCGCAGGTATACCTGGTGACAAATGGTGTACGGATGCCGATCGATCTGTCTCAGTCAGCGGTCGCCGGGCCGCTGGGGATTGCGCCCGCAGCGAAGGTGACGGGGATGTCGCGGGCGCTCTTTGATGCGTTGCCGGCGGGGGGACCGTTGGTGGTTCCGGTGGTGCCCGGCGCTGGCGGACCCGCTCAGGTGGATTTGGGTCCAGGTGTGGTGATCGGTGCGGTGGTAGCGAGCCGGGACGTGGCCGCGCAGTCGGACCGTTTCTATGTGGTGCTGGCGGACGGGGTTCAGGAAGTCTCGCCGGTGGTGGCTTCGATTCTGCGGCAACATGATTCGTTCGGTTTGGCGACCCCGCCGCAGGTCTCGCCGGATCGTCTGGCTCACATTGCGGTGCGTCATGTGCTTGACGTGGAGTACTACCCAAGGTCGCCGGTTCGCTTGGTTGATGCGGGCAGTCGGCCAGTGTCGTGTGTCGCGTGGCAGTGGAGTGTGAGCGAACGCCAGGCGAGGCTGGCGGTGATCTCGGGCCGGGGGCTGCCCATACGGGCGGATCAGCGGTCGAAACTGGTGCCGCTTGTGGGTGCGGGCAATGGCGGGGTGCAAGCCAATCAGGTCTTGCTCAGTGATAGCGCTTCGACGTTTGTGAGCACTACTGGTCAGGCGTTGGATTCGCCTGCCCGCGAAACGATGTGGGTGATCAGTTCTACCGGGTCGCGCTATGGTGTCCCGTTTGACGACAACAGCGTGCAGGCGTTGGGGCTGGTGTTATCTCAGGTTCGTCCAGCGCCGTGGTCGATGCTGCAGGTGTGGCCTGCGGGGCCGGAGCTGTCTCGGGCGGCGGCGTTGACGGTGCACAGCCCGTCAGATGCTGTGGCGGTGTTGCCGACGAAGACCAATGTACGGGCTGGCGGGTAA
- a CDS encoding PE domain-containing protein, translating into MMFVEAPALAAQAAAEGSGGATTAATLAAGAPAMGAVVPMGGEEVSAMFAQAIAAHGAQFLAAGAVGVAQREAFAATVATSAATYTAVDAVGQALLSL; encoded by the coding sequence ATGATGTTTGTTGAAGCACCTGCGCTCGCGGCGCAGGCGGCAGCGGAAGGCTCGGGCGGGGCGACCACGGCCGCCACGCTAGCCGCTGGGGCACCGGCCATGGGCGCTGTGGTGCCGATGGGCGGCGAAGAAGTGTCGGCCATGTTCGCGCAAGCTATCGCAGCGCACGGCGCGCAGTTCTTGGCGGCAGGTGCTGTAGGTGTGGCCCAACGTGAGGCGTTCGCCGCCACCGTGGCGACCTCGGCAGCCACCTACACCGCCGTGGATGCCGTCGGCCAGGCGCTGCTGTCGCTCTAG
- a CDS encoding YbaB/EbfC family nucleoid-associated protein translates to MTVYEYDGYQADKNLAASVIARMERVSTMLSKVLEEMDSIDLEATGGDGDVVLSVNSHGQLTSLSLAQGCTTRYSHGALAELINTTIDEAVNAAAAETASVGGQDQEALDAAVQAFIDPNSEIWTAP, encoded by the coding sequence GTGACGGTCTACGAATACGACGGCTATCAGGCGGACAAGAATCTAGCCGCCAGTGTGATAGCGCGCATGGAACGGGTGTCAACGATGCTTTCCAAAGTCCTCGAGGAGATGGATAGCATCGACCTCGAAGCCACCGGCGGAGACGGCGACGTCGTGCTGTCGGTGAACTCGCACGGGCAACTCACGTCGTTGTCCCTGGCTCAGGGCTGCACCACCCGCTACTCACATGGTGCGTTGGCCGAGTTGATTAACACGACGATCGACGAGGCAGTGAACGCCGCCGCCGCCGAAACAGCCAGCGTCGGCGGCCAGGACCAAGAAGCGCTCGACGCCGCAGTGCAAGCCTTCATCGACCCGAACAGTGAAATCTGGACCGCCCCCTGA
- the eccCb gene encoding type VII secretion protein EccCb, protein MRFPIGIDPRNGQTVALDLKETHEFEGMGHHVVVVGTTGSGKSVFLTALITSACLTHSPDSLKVAVFDFKGSALAHLVAGFPHTVAAMSNLRNDRLWIVRMEDVLYGEMERRKSWLDRAGVSDIAEYEYLRIHKKEKLRPMPHLLLVVDEFTQMFAEHDGAKAVMDEVGRQGRSQGLRLVMGSQRLGHQMQGGIMSNIPVRVALRTVGDNDSHEVLGSDEANHLPKKPAGAGLLKVGASKNLTRFQTAFVLKSYVPPQRAAAAAARQEAGYVEPQEFQAVGMPALQTVRDVEADQGNVVEPRAVIGADGRTVKQVQATVECLNRLNLPPLQPMWLPPLEPLPVEELVRRLRGQPWDVDYGAAQSELSRLMFPVGIEDRPRDHRQLVYAPNLAEGNCAVVGMGNSGKTVAIATMLSGAALLYSPRRLQFYVIALSGPDLNVVRDLPHVGGFAREDDIEHVKRIIAEMLALIDQREQAFSKLGLTLTKLRERKFGGAAGELPRDDPFGDVFLVIDGWPTFVKNWELLLVPEVERILAKGPDVGVHCIVSTSGWVANKFTSGMSKLFTSNVELKLDQMDDLAVNERKVAKEVPFGERKIFLDEDDDSGGEVESVNTVKIRGRGTTMDGFHFQAGLPQVTAEGRRVDVGAAVETIQRLAGPDSAAAKVRLLPKLIDIDEVFAQWEQREPGPGGLDRAGVVPFGISEVGLQPAVVNFAASPHLLFVGRPECGLSSGLATVAQAVMRVYSPEQAQLYVVDPHNELLRVVEGEHLGAYVFREDQVRALGESLGAILTERMPMTDQSQEELAAGTRRWSGPEIFVFIDREETLASWDSGGFVPGTGYPLGPVTRFIPRGKEVGLHLIVSRRIAQWGRTQTNPVIAEMVKSKAPAVVMDGDPDEGPIIGHTKAAPADPGRGLYVTDRVVAPVQVAFPASTH, encoded by the coding sequence ATGCGGTTCCCCATCGGGATAGATCCACGCAACGGCCAGACGGTGGCGCTCGATTTGAAGGAGACGCACGAATTCGAAGGAATGGGCCATCACGTCGTCGTCGTGGGCACGACGGGAAGCGGTAAGTCGGTCTTTTTGACGGCGCTGATCACCTCGGCGTGCCTAACGCATTCGCCTGACTCGTTGAAGGTCGCGGTGTTCGACTTCAAAGGTAGTGCATTGGCGCATTTGGTGGCAGGGTTCCCGCACACCGTGGCCGCGATGAGCAACTTGCGAAACGACCGTCTGTGGATCGTGCGTATGGAAGATGTGCTTTACGGCGAGATGGAGCGGCGCAAATCCTGGCTGGACCGGGCTGGGGTCAGTGACATCGCCGAATATGAGTATTTACGCATCCACAAGAAAGAGAAGCTGCGGCCGATGCCGCACCTGTTGCTGGTCGTCGATGAGTTCACACAGATGTTCGCCGAACATGACGGCGCCAAAGCGGTCATGGACGAGGTAGGTCGCCAGGGCCGCTCGCAGGGGCTTCGGTTGGTGATGGGCTCGCAACGACTAGGTCACCAGATGCAAGGCGGCATCATGAGCAACATCCCGGTGCGGGTGGCGCTGCGCACGGTCGGCGACAACGATTCCCACGAGGTGTTGGGTAGCGACGAGGCCAACCACTTGCCTAAAAAGCCGGCCGGCGCGGGGCTATTGAAGGTCGGCGCGAGCAAGAACTTGACCCGCTTCCAGACCGCATTCGTGCTCAAGAGTTACGTCCCGCCCCAGCGTGCTGCCGCGGCTGCTGCCCGGCAAGAAGCCGGTTACGTTGAGCCGCAAGAGTTTCAGGCAGTCGGTATGCCTGCGCTACAGACGGTGCGCGACGTCGAAGCCGATCAGGGCAACGTTGTCGAACCGCGTGCCGTCATTGGCGCTGATGGCCGTACCGTCAAGCAAGTGCAGGCCACGGTGGAGTGTCTGAACCGGCTGAATCTTCCTCCGCTGCAGCCGATGTGGCTACCTCCGCTGGAGCCGTTGCCCGTTGAAGAGCTGGTGCGACGGTTGCGGGGCCAACCGTGGGATGTCGACTACGGCGCGGCGCAAAGCGAGCTTTCGCGGCTGATGTTCCCGGTCGGGATTGAAGACCGACCGCGCGATCACCGCCAGCTTGTCTATGCGCCGAACTTGGCTGAAGGGAACTGCGCGGTCGTCGGTATGGGCAATTCAGGCAAGACGGTGGCCATCGCCACAATGCTCTCCGGTGCTGCCCTGCTGTATAGCCCTCGGCGGCTTCAATTTTACGTCATCGCACTGAGCGGCCCGGACCTGAACGTGGTAAGGGATTTGCCGCATGTCGGTGGCTTCGCGCGTGAGGATGATATCGAGCACGTCAAACGAATCATCGCCGAGATGCTGGCGCTGATCGATCAGCGCGAGCAAGCCTTCAGCAAGCTCGGATTGACGCTGACCAAGCTGCGGGAGCGCAAATTCGGCGGCGCCGCCGGTGAGCTACCCCGGGATGATCCTTTCGGTGATGTGTTCCTCGTGATCGACGGCTGGCCGACATTCGTGAAGAATTGGGAGTTACTGCTGGTCCCTGAGGTGGAACGCATCTTGGCGAAAGGGCCCGACGTCGGCGTGCATTGCATTGTGTCGACAAGCGGCTGGGTGGCCAACAAATTCACCTCGGGAATGAGCAAGCTTTTCACCAGCAATGTGGAACTCAAGCTCGACCAGATGGATGATCTGGCTGTCAACGAACGCAAAGTCGCCAAAGAGGTTCCGTTCGGGGAACGCAAGATATTCCTGGACGAAGATGACGACTCCGGCGGAGAGGTCGAAAGCGTCAATACGGTCAAAATCCGGGGCCGCGGCACGACCATGGACGGGTTCCACTTCCAGGCCGGGTTGCCGCAGGTGACGGCGGAAGGGCGACGCGTCGACGTGGGGGCAGCCGTCGAGACGATCCAGCGGCTGGCTGGACCCGACAGCGCGGCCGCGAAAGTTCGTTTGCTGCCCAAACTCATTGACATCGACGAAGTTTTCGCCCAATGGGAGCAGCGTGAGCCTGGCCCGGGCGGCCTAGACCGGGCGGGCGTGGTGCCGTTCGGGATTTCCGAAGTCGGTTTGCAGCCAGCAGTCGTAAATTTCGCTGCCTCACCGCATCTGCTGTTCGTCGGGCGGCCCGAATGCGGACTCTCGAGCGGGTTAGCCACCGTCGCCCAGGCCGTGATGAGGGTGTACAGCCCCGAGCAGGCCCAACTTTATGTGGTCGACCCGCACAACGAGCTGCTGCGGGTAGTCGAAGGCGAACATCTGGGCGCCTACGTTTTCCGAGAGGACCAGGTCCGCGCGTTGGGGGAAAGCCTGGGCGCGATCTTGACCGAGCGCATGCCGATGACCGATCAGAGTCAAGAAGAGTTGGCCGCGGGCACACGGCGCTGGAGCGGCCCGGAGATCTTTGTCTTCATTGATCGCGAGGAAACCTTGGCCAGCTGGGACAGCGGCGGGTTCGTACCTGGTACGGGATACCCCTTGGGGCCGGTCACGCGATTTATCCCGCGCGGTAAAGAGGTCGGCTTGCACTTGATTGTGTCGCGCCGGATCGCCCAGTGGGGCCGCACGCAAACCAATCCGGTGATTGCCGAGATGGTCAAAAGCAAGGCCCCGGCGGTGGTAATGGACGGCGACCCTGACGAAGGGCCGATCATCGGCCACACGAAAGCCGCGCCGGCCGACCCCGGCCGTGGACTCTACGTCACCGACCGGGTGGTGGCGCCGGTGCAGGTCGCGTTCCCGGCGAGCACGCATTGA